A part of Curtobacterium sp. MCLR17_036 genomic DNA contains:
- the rpoZ gene encoding DNA-directed RNA polymerase subunit omega, whose product MANPQGIIDPPIDDLLSKVESKYALVIFASKRARQINDYYADLHEGSLFDNVGPLVDSTIDDKPLSVALHEINEDKLTVTKQQQPTD is encoded by the coding sequence ATGGCCAACCCCCAGGGCATCATCGACCCGCCCATCGACGACCTGCTCAGCAAGGTCGAGTCGAAGTACGCGCTGGTCATCTTCGCGTCGAAGCGTGCGCGGCAGATCAACGACTACTACGCCGACCTGCACGAGGGCTCGCTCTTCGACAACGTGGGCCCGCTCGTCGACTCGACGATCGACGACAAGCCGCTGTCCGTCGCGCTCCACGAGATCAACGAGGACAAGCTCACCGTCACCAAGCAGCAGCAGCCCACCGACTGA
- the gmk gene encoding guanylate kinase translates to MTSDRDDKPAHRNPPEVDRAAAAQAAVAARRARAAVKAAIASGERSALEVARSAWSDELVESTSAERSLRVRDLLTSLSGIGPARAETVMGELRIAPSKRLGGLGSRQRTALADWLAARGRRRGASKLVVLAGPTAVGKGTVSAHIREQYPDVELSVSATTRKPRPGEVDGVHYYFVDDDEFDRMIRDRELLEWATVHNSYRYGTPRPPIDRALDAGEKVMLEIDLQGARQVRDAMPEAVLVFLLPPTWDELVRRLIGRGTESAEEQARRLETAKVELAAQDEFDVRIVNSDVSTAAREVVDLFSAP, encoded by the coding sequence ATGACGTCGGACCGCGACGACAAGCCCGCCCACCGCAACCCGCCCGAGGTCGACCGGGCCGCCGCCGCGCAGGCCGCGGTGGCGGCGCGACGCGCCCGGGCAGCGGTGAAGGCCGCGATCGCGTCGGGGGAGCGCTCCGCCCTCGAGGTCGCCCGGTCCGCGTGGTCCGACGAGCTCGTCGAGTCGACCTCGGCGGAACGCTCGCTGCGGGTCCGCGACCTGCTGACGAGCCTGTCCGGCATCGGGCCGGCGCGCGCCGAGACGGTCATGGGAGAGCTGCGCATCGCGCCGTCGAAGCGCCTCGGCGGACTCGGCTCCCGGCAGCGCACCGCCCTGGCGGACTGGCTCGCCGCACGCGGGCGCCGACGCGGTGCGTCGAAGCTCGTCGTGCTCGCCGGGCCGACCGCCGTGGGCAAGGGCACGGTCAGTGCCCACATCCGCGAGCAGTACCCGGACGTCGAGCTGAGCGTGTCCGCCACCACCCGGAAGCCCCGCCCCGGCGAGGTCGACGGGGTGCACTACTACTTCGTCGACGACGACGAGTTCGACCGGATGATCCGCGACCGCGAGCTGCTCGAGTGGGCCACGGTGCACAACTCGTACCGCTACGGCACCCCGCGGCCGCCGATCGACCGCGCGCTCGACGCCGGCGAGAAGGTCATGCTCGAGATCGACCTGCAGGGCGCGCGACAGGTCCGCGACGCGATGCCCGAGGCCGTCCTCGTGTTCCTGCTGCCCCCCACCTGGGACGAACTCGTGCGCCGGCTCATCGGCCGCGGGACCGAGTCGGCCGAGGAACAGGCCCGCCGTCTCGAGACCGCGAAGGTCGAACTGGCCGCACAGGACGAGTTCGACGTGCGGATCGTGAACTCGGATGTCAGCACGGCGGCACGCGAGGTCGTAGACTTGTTCTCTGCGCCCTGA